In Pseudomonadota bacterium, the genomic stretch TCCGCTGTCATCCTCTTCGCCATGGGCCGGCCCCTCAAATAAGTAACCATTTACTTACTTATATTTTAAGTCCTGAGTCAAGGGTTGGTCAACACATGAAATTAAGTGTATGATATTACAGACTTTTTATTGCTGTTTGGGCCTCTGTCCTTCCCCGAAGACCTCGGCGGAGAAGATTTCAATGGCGGTCTCGGGGTCGCGCCAGGCGTCCGGGGGCAGCCCCGCCTTCTCGCAGGTGTGCGCGAGGAACTCCTCGCGGTCCCAGCCCCACTCCGTGGCGACCTGTGGGAGCAGCACGCCCTGGTACATCCCGCGGCGCATGAGGATCCCGTGCGTGCCTACCTCGATCTCGCTCACGTCCTTCACTCTTTTCATTGGACTCAGGACCGATATTTCGATGTCGATCTCAGTCATCTCTTCAGGCTGGACCCTGTGGAAGCGCGGGTCCTCGGTAGCCGCAGAGATGGCCATCTCCTGTATCGTCTCGACCAGGGGACGGATGCCGATCATGTTGCCGATGCAGCCTCTGAGCTGCCCGCGCTTGTGCAATGTCACGAACGCGCCCGCATGCTCGGCGAGCAACCCCTTGGCCTTTGGCAGGGGGACACGCTTGCCGTCCTTTAGATACTGAGAAATCGTCTCCCGCGCGAGCTTGAGAAGAGTGGTTTTCTCGGATTCGGAAAGTTTCTGCGCCATATCGCCCCCTCAGCGCCCTGATAGCGCTTCTTCAACCCGCTTGCAACCTGCAGCTTGAGGGCCTATCTTCCCCCTGCTCACAGGAGGGCGGAATGAAGGGATCGTTAAAGGGGAAATCCATAGTTTTCGGCATCGGCGGCGGGATCGCGGCGTACAAGTGCTGCGAGCTGGCCAGGCTCCTCACCAAGGCCGGCGCTGACGTGCGCTGCGTGCTGACCTCCGCCGGCAGCCAGTTCGTGACCCCGATCACGCTCCAGACCCTCACTGCAAACCCCGTGCACACCGACATGTGGAACCTGATACAGGAAAAGGAGATCGGGCACATATCACTGGCAGACCGGGCCGACCTCGTGCTCGTGGCTCCCGCGACCGCGGACCTCATCGCGAAGGTGGCGCACGGTATCTGCGACGACCTTCTCACCACCGTGATCTGCGCGACAAAGGCGCCGGTCCTCTTCGCGCCGTCGATGAACTCCAACATGTGGGAGAACCCGATCACGCAGGGCAACGTGGCGGCTCTCAAAAAGCACGGCTACAGGTTCATCGAGCCCGCCGTGGGCGAGCTCGCGTGCGGATATAAGGGCAAGGGAAGACTCCCGGAGCCGTCCGATATCCTCAAGGTCGTAGTAGGAATGCTCTGATCTCTCACGAAAGCACGTTCGACAGTATGATGTAGGCGAGGTCCTCTTTCGGAAGTTTGGGCAGCTTTATCCTTTTGCCTCCCCTGCTTATGAGTATCGCGCGGCTCGTCTCCGCGCCGATCGCATCGGCGGTGTTGGCGACCACCCAGCCACAGCCCTTTCTGCGCAGCTTCTCGCGCGCGTTCTGCTCGAGGTTGCGCGTCTCCAGGGCGAAGCCGACGAGCCTCTGGTTCGGCCTCTTCTTTCGGCCCAGCTCCTCGAGGATGTCGGGGGTGCGGGTCAGCTCGATCCTAGGCGGCACGGGCCCCTTCTTGAGCTTCTCCTTGAGCATGCGCCTCGGCCTCCAGTCGGCCACCGCCGCGGCCATGATGATGAGGTCCGAGCGCGGCGCCCTGCGCATGACCTCGCGATACATCTGCCCTGCCGATACCACGTCGACCCTGGTCACCCCCTCGGGCGTGGGCAGCGACACCGGCCCCGTGACGAGCGTCACCTGGCAGTCCATGTCGCGGGCCGCCTGGGCCAGCGCGAACCCCATCATGCCCGAGGAGTCGTTGGAGATGAATCGCACCGGGTCGATGTACTCGCGCGTCGGCCCGGCACTGATAAGAACCCTTATTTTAGTTGATCTCGCGCCCATCCGGGCCCCCTTGGGGCAGTAACATA encodes the following:
- the amrA gene encoding AmmeMemoRadiSam system protein A translates to MAQKLSESEKTTLLKLARETISQYLKDGKRVPLPKAKGLLAEHAGAFVTLHKRGQLRGCIGNMIGIRPLVETIQEMAISAATEDPRFHRVQPEEMTEIDIEISVLSPMKRVKDVSEIEVGTHGILMRRGMYQGVLLPQVATEWGWDREEFLAHTCEKAGLPPDAWRDPETAIEIFSAEVFGEGQRPKQQ
- the coaBC gene encoding bifunctional phosphopantothenoylcysteine decarboxylase/phosphopantothenate--cysteine ligase CoaBC encodes the protein MKGSLKGKSIVFGIGGGIAAYKCCELARLLTKAGADVRCVLTSAGSQFVTPITLQTLTANPVHTDMWNLIQEKEIGHISLADRADLVLVAPATADLIAKVAHGICDDLLTTVICATKAPVLFAPSMNSNMWENPITQGNVAALKKHGYRFIEPAVGELACGYKGKGRLPEPSDILKVVVGML